One region of Streptomyces rishiriensis genomic DNA includes:
- a CDS encoding citrate synthase: MSEHTNNAVVLRFGDGEYTYPVIDSTVGDKGFDIGKLRAQTGLVTLDSGYGNTAAYKSAITYLDGEQGVLRYRGYPIEQLAERSTFLEVAYLLINGELPTVDELSVFKSDITQHTLLHEDVKNFYRGFPRDAHPMAMLSSVVSALSTFYQDSHNPFDEKQRNLSTIRLLAKLPTIAAYAYKKSIGHPFVYPRNDLGYVENFLRMTFSVPAQEYELDPVVVSALDKLLILHADHEQNCSTSTVRLVGSSQANMFASISAGISALWGPLHGGANQSVLEMLEGIQANGGDVDSFIRKVKNKEDGVRLMGFGHRVYKSFDPRAKIIKAAAHDVLSALGKSDELLDIALKLEEHALSDDYFVSRNLYPNVDFYTGLIYRAMGFPTEMFTVLFALGRLPGWIAQWHEMIKEPGSRIGRPRQIYTGVVERDFVPVEER, from the coding sequence GTGAGCGAGCACACCAACAACGCTGTAGTACTGCGGTTCGGCGATGGCGAGTACACCTACCCGGTGATCGACAGCACCGTCGGCGACAAGGGCTTCGACATCGGGAAGCTTCGCGCCCAGACCGGTCTGGTGACCCTGGACAGCGGCTACGGCAACACCGCCGCCTATAAATCCGCCATCACCTACCTTGACGGCGAGCAGGGCGTCCTCCGGTACCGCGGGTACCCGATCGAGCAGCTGGCCGAGCGGTCGACCTTCCTCGAGGTCGCCTACCTGCTGATCAACGGCGAACTGCCGACCGTCGACGAGCTGTCCGTCTTCAAGAGCGACATCACCCAGCACACGCTGCTGCACGAGGACGTCAAGAACTTCTACCGCGGCTTCCCGCGCGACGCCCACCCGATGGCCATGCTGTCGTCGGTGGTCTCCGCGCTGTCCACGTTCTACCAGGACAGCCACAACCCGTTCGACGAGAAGCAGCGCAACCTCTCCACGATCCGGCTGCTCGCCAAGCTTCCGACGATCGCGGCGTACGCCTACAAGAAGTCGATCGGCCACCCGTTCGTCTACCCGCGCAACGACCTCGGCTACGTCGAGAACTTCCTGCGGATGACGTTCTCGGTGCCGGCGCAGGAGTACGAACTCGACCCGGTCGTCGTCTCCGCCCTCGACAAGCTGCTGATCCTGCACGCGGACCACGAGCAGAACTGTTCGACGTCCACGGTCCGTCTGGTCGGCTCCTCGCAGGCCAACATGTTCGCGTCGATCTCGGCCGGCATCTCCGCCCTCTGGGGCCCGCTGCACGGCGGCGCCAACCAGTCCGTGCTGGAGATGCTCGAGGGCATCCAGGCCAACGGCGGCGACGTCGACTCCTTCATCCGCAAGGTGAAGAACAAGGAGGACGGCGTCCGCCTGATGGGCTTCGGCCACCGGGTGTACAAGTCCTTCGACCCCCGCGCGAAGATCATCAAGGCGGCGGCGCACGACGTCCTCTCGGCCCTCGGCAAGTCCGACGAGCTGCTGGACATCGCGCTGAAGCTGGAGGAGCACGCGCTCTCCGACGACTACTTCGTCTCGCGCAACCTCTACCCCAACGTCGACTTCTACACCGGGCTGATCTACCGGGCCATGGGCTTCCCGACCGAGATGTTCACGGTCCTGTTCGCCCTGGGCCGCCTCCCGGGCTGGATCGCCCAGTGGCACGAGATGATCAAGGAGCCCGGCTCCCGCATCGGCCGTCCGCGCCAGATCTACACGGGTGTCGTCGAGCGCGACTTCGTCCCGGTCGAGGAGCGCTGA
- a CDS encoding LacI family DNA-binding transcriptional regulator, with amino-acid sequence MASIKDVAAEAGVSVATVSRVLNDHPSVSEDARARVLAAVEALGYRPNAVARSLRTDQTRTLGLVISDVLNPYFTELARSVEEEARALGYSVIIGNADERPDLQDHHIRTLLDRRIDGLLVSPTDGGSPLILDAARAGTPMVFVDRWIPGVDVPVVRSDGRAAVRDLVAHLYGLGHRRLAIIAGPAATTTGSERVEAFRAAMAEYGLPLPDAYTGQGDFQAESGRRVTEGFLDLPEPPEVVFAADNLMALGALDAVRARGLRVPRDIALAAFDDIRWFVHTDPPITAIAQPTGELGRAAVRALVDRIEGRPPQSVTLPARLVVRRSCGEPDPQEPPAPEESPASQEPSPVTNRSQT; translated from the coding sequence ATGGCGAGCATCAAGGACGTCGCGGCCGAGGCGGGGGTTTCCGTCGCCACGGTGTCGCGCGTCCTGAACGACCATCCGTCGGTCAGCGAGGACGCACGCGCGCGTGTGCTGGCCGCCGTCGAAGCGCTGGGCTACCGCCCGAACGCCGTCGCCCGGTCGCTGCGCACCGACCAGACCCGCACCCTCGGCCTGGTCATCAGCGACGTGCTCAACCCGTACTTCACCGAGCTGGCCCGCTCCGTCGAGGAGGAGGCCCGCGCGCTCGGCTACAGCGTCATCATCGGCAACGCCGACGAACGGCCCGACCTCCAGGACCACCACATACGGACCCTGCTGGACCGCCGTATCGACGGCCTGCTCGTCTCCCCGACCGACGGCGGCTCGCCGCTGATCCTCGACGCCGCGCGCGCGGGGACGCCGATGGTGTTCGTCGACCGGTGGATCCCGGGCGTCGACGTGCCGGTGGTGCGCTCGGACGGACGCGCGGCCGTGCGGGACCTGGTCGCGCATCTGTACGGGCTGGGGCATCGCAGGCTCGCCATCATCGCGGGCCCCGCCGCCACCACCACCGGCAGCGAGCGTGTCGAGGCCTTCCGGGCCGCCATGGCCGAGTACGGGCTTCCCCTCCCGGACGCCTACACCGGCCAGGGCGACTTCCAGGCCGAGAGCGGCCGGCGGGTCACCGAGGGCTTCCTCGACCTGCCCGAACCGCCCGAGGTCGTGTTCGCCGCCGACAACCTCATGGCACTGGGCGCCCTGGACGCCGTACGCGCGCGGGGGCTGCGGGTTCCCCGGGACATCGCGCTGGCCGCGTTCGACGACATCCGCTGGTTCGTGCACACCGACCCGCCGATCACCGCGATCGCCCAGCCGACGGGCGAGCTGGGCCGGGCCGCCGTGCGGGCGCTGGTGGACCGCATCGAGGGGCGGCCCCCGCAGTCCGTCACCCTCCCGGCCCGGCTCGTCGTCCGCCGTTCGTGCGGCGAACCGGACCCCCAGGAACCGCCCGCTCCCGAGGAGTCCCCCGCCTCCCAGGAGCCGTCCCCCGTAACGAACAGGAGCCAGACGTGA
- a CDS encoding esterase/lipase family protein has product MSETAEPNVGTFTLADPLTTAPAEPVEVPDHAEWSLPNGFAWVFPADGNTTGDVVRPVIMADGFNLGRSELDKTYQGLESGYKFISELHRRGRDVILLGFEERSASILDNARAAEAAIMQTVSHRRGDARLVVGGFSMGGIVTRYALADLERKRMDHQTALYFSYDSPHRGASIPVGVQAFSHFIPFPNDFARQMNSPAARQMLWRHYDKDTKKIGVAPERTEFLDALNRLGGWPQIPMKIAVANGRGDGVGLPDVKPGEVALRVDRIYPGTTFYTQAQGDDVTAAYLNRRFPKAEETITTSGFPELDGAPGGTLHTYKILADTLRKLGGTVDLRHEDVCFVPSVSAVAVRDIETQSDLYVSIDGLSPDESELDDFLCSPTTTAHTAITAELCTWLMDRLPD; this is encoded by the coding sequence ATGTCGGAAACGGCCGAGCCCAACGTCGGTACGTTCACCCTCGCCGATCCGCTGACCACCGCACCGGCGGAACCGGTCGAGGTACCGGACCACGCCGAGTGGTCCCTGCCGAACGGCTTCGCCTGGGTCTTCCCCGCCGACGGCAACACCACCGGCGATGTCGTCCGGCCCGTGATCATGGCCGACGGCTTCAACCTCGGCCGCAGCGAACTGGACAAGACGTACCAGGGACTGGAAAGCGGCTACAAGTTCATCAGCGAGCTGCACCGGCGCGGCAGGGACGTGATCCTCCTCGGCTTCGAGGAGCGCAGCGCGTCCATCCTGGACAACGCTCGGGCGGCCGAAGCGGCCATCATGCAAACCGTCAGCCATCGTCGGGGCGACGCCAGGCTGGTCGTCGGCGGGTTCAGCATGGGCGGCATCGTCACCCGCTACGCGCTGGCCGACCTGGAGAGGAAGCGGATGGACCACCAGACCGCGCTGTACTTCTCCTACGACAGCCCGCACCGCGGCGCCTCCATCCCCGTCGGCGTGCAGGCGTTCTCGCACTTCATCCCGTTCCCGAACGACTTCGCGAGGCAGATGAACAGCCCGGCGGCGCGTCAGATGCTGTGGCGGCACTACGACAAGGACACCAAGAAGATCGGGGTCGCTCCGGAGCGCACGGAGTTCCTGGACGCCCTGAACCGGCTCGGCGGCTGGCCCCAGATCCCGATGAAGATCGCCGTCGCCAACGGCCGCGGTGACGGGGTCGGCCTGCCGGACGTGAAGCCCGGCGAGGTCGCGCTCCGCGTGGACCGGATCTACCCCGGCACCACCTTCTACACCCAGGCCCAGGGCGACGATGTGACGGCCGCCTATCTCAACCGGCGGTTCCCGAAGGCCGAGGAGACCATCACCACCAGCGGCTTCCCGGAGCTGGACGGCGCGCCGGGCGGCACGCTGCACACCTACAAGATCCTCGCCGACACACTGCGCAAGCTCGGCGGCACGGTGGACCTGCGGCACGAGGACGTGTGCTTCGTGCCGTCGGTGAGCGCGGTCGCCGTCCGCGACATCGAGACGCAGAGCGACCTGTACGTGAGCATCGACGGACTGTCGCCGGACGAGAGCGAGTTGGACGATTTCCTCTGTTCGCCGACGACCACCGCACACACGGCGATCACCGCTGAACTCTGCACCTGGCTGATGGACCGCCTGCCCGACTGA
- a CDS encoding ABC transporter permease/substrate-binding protein → MAAETLKSGTGAGGAAAVRRLLLDNGALTALIVLVIAMSALSGDFLTTDNLLNVGVQAAVTAILAFGVTFVIVSAGIDLSVGSVAALSATVLAWSATQHGVPVVLALVLAVATGIAAGLVNGFLIAYGKLPPFIATLAMLSVARGLSLVISEGSPIAFPDSVSHLGDTLGGWLPVPVLVMVVMGLIAAFVLGRTYIGRSMYAIGGNEEAARLSGLRVKKQKLAIYALSGVFAAAAGVVLASRLSSAQPQAADGYELDAIAAVVIGGASLAGGTGKASGTLIGALILAVLRNGLNLLSVSAFWQQVVIGVVIALAVLLDTVRRKAGATPMTAGTGSGGGRGRQAATYGLAAVVTVAIVGATSFLHGGNGASTNPKVGLALSTLNNPFFVQIQSGAKAEAKKLGVDLTVTDAQNDASQQANQLQNFTSSGLDSIIVNPVDSDAASNSVKAADQAKIPVIAVDRGVNKATVDALVASDNVAGGELAAKTVAEKLGGTGKIVILQGQAGTSAARERAEGFAKGLKAYPGIQVLAQQPADFDRTKGLDVMSNLLQAHPDVQGVIAANDEMALGAIKALGSKAGRSVQVVGFDGTPDGLTAVKNGTLYASVAQQPSQLGRIAVDNALKALQGKKVEKTVKVPVKVVTKENVAGFSG, encoded by the coding sequence GTGGCCGCTGAGACGCTCAAGAGCGGGACGGGCGCCGGTGGCGCCGCGGCGGTCCGCCGTCTGCTCCTCGACAATGGCGCGCTGACCGCGCTGATCGTCCTCGTCATCGCCATGTCGGCGTTGTCGGGTGACTTCCTGACCACGGACAACCTGCTCAACGTGGGTGTCCAGGCGGCCGTGACCGCCATTCTCGCCTTCGGCGTGACCTTCGTGATCGTCTCGGCGGGCATCGACCTGTCGGTCGGCTCGGTGGCGGCGCTGTCGGCCACCGTGCTGGCCTGGAGCGCCACACAGCACGGCGTACCGGTGGTGCTCGCACTGGTTCTGGCCGTCGCGACCGGTATCGCGGCCGGCCTGGTGAACGGTTTCCTCATCGCCTACGGCAAGCTGCCGCCGTTCATCGCGACGCTCGCGATGCTGTCGGTGGCACGCGGTCTGTCGCTGGTGATCTCCGAGGGATCGCCGATCGCCTTCCCCGACTCGGTGTCCCACCTCGGTGACACGCTCGGCGGCTGGCTGCCGGTGCCGGTGCTCGTGATGGTCGTGATGGGGCTGATCGCCGCGTTCGTGCTCGGCCGGACCTACATCGGCCGTTCGATGTACGCCATCGGCGGCAACGAGGAGGCGGCGCGCCTCTCCGGACTGCGGGTGAAGAAGCAGAAGCTCGCGATCTACGCGCTGTCCGGTGTGTTCGCGGCCGCGGCGGGTGTCGTGCTCGCCTCCCGGCTGTCCTCCGCGCAGCCGCAGGCCGCCGACGGCTACGAACTCGACGCGATCGCCGCGGTCGTCATCGGCGGCGCCTCCCTCGCCGGCGGTACGGGCAAGGCCTCGGGCACCCTGATCGGCGCGCTGATCCTGGCGGTGCTGAGGAACGGACTGAACCTGCTGTCCGTCTCCGCCTTCTGGCAGCAGGTCGTCATCGGCGTCGTCATCGCGCTGGCGGTGCTGCTCGACACGGTGCGCCGCAAGGCGGGGGCGACCCCGATGACGGCCGGGACGGGCAGCGGCGGCGGCAGGGGCCGACAGGCCGCGACGTACGGTCTCGCGGCCGTGGTCACCGTGGCGATCGTCGGCGCGACCTCCTTCCTGCACGGCGGGAACGGGGCGAGCACGAACCCGAAGGTCGGCCTGGCGCTGTCCACGCTCAACAACCCGTTCTTCGTGCAGATCCAGTCGGGCGCGAAGGCCGAGGCGAAGAAGCTGGGCGTGGACCTGACGGTCACCGACGCGCAGAACGACGCCTCGCAGCAGGCCAACCAGCTGCAGAACTTCACCAGTTCCGGCCTCGACTCGATCATCGTCAACCCGGTGGACTCGGACGCGGCGAGCAACTCGGTGAAGGCCGCCGACCAGGCGAAGATCCCGGTGATCGCGGTCGACCGGGGCGTCAACAAGGCCACGGTGGACGCGCTGGTCGCCTCCGACAACGTCGCCGGCGGTGAGCTGGCCGCCAAGACGGTCGCCGAGAAGCTGGGCGGCACCGGCAAGATCGTGATCCTTCAGGGCCAGGCGGGCACCTCCGCGGCGCGGGAGCGGGCGGAAGGCTTCGCCAAGGGCCTGAAGGCCTACCCCGGCATCCAGGTGCTGGCCCAGCAGCCGGCCGACTTCGACCGCACCAAGGGCCTCGACGTGATGTCGAACCTGCTCCAGGCCCACCCGGACGTCCAGGGCGTCATCGCCGCCAACGACGAGATGGCGCTCGGCGCGATCAAGGCGCTGGGCTCCAAGGCCGGCAGGTCCGTCCAGGTCGTCGGCTTCGACGGCACCCCGGACGGGCTGACGGCGGTCAAGAACGGCACGCTCTACGCGTCCGTGGCGCAGCAGCCGTCCCAGCTGGGCAGGATCGCGGTGGACAACGCGCTGAAGGCGCTTCAGGGCAAGAAGGTCGAGAAGACGGTGAAGGTGCCGGTGAAGGTGGTCACGAAGGAGAACGTGGCCGGGTTCAGCGGCTGA
- the rbsD gene encoding D-ribose pyranase, with protein MRKTGILNRHLCGALAELGHGDGVLVCDAGMPVPDGPRVVDLAFLAGVPSFAEVVDGLLAELVVEGATAATEVREANPAAAGLLDGHFPELALVPHEELKRLSAGARLVVRTGEARPYANVLLRCGVFF; from the coding sequence GTGAGGAAGACCGGGATCCTCAACCGTCATCTCTGCGGAGCACTGGCCGAGTTGGGGCACGGGGACGGGGTGCTGGTGTGCGACGCCGGCATGCCGGTACCGGACGGGCCCCGGGTGGTCGACCTCGCGTTCCTGGCGGGGGTGCCGTCGTTCGCGGAGGTGGTCGACGGGCTGCTCGCCGAGCTGGTCGTCGAGGGTGCCACGGCGGCGACGGAGGTCCGCGAGGCGAACCCGGCGGCGGCCGGGCTGCTGGACGGACACTTTCCCGAGCTGGCCCTGGTCCCGCACGAGGAGCTGAAGAGGCTGTCGGCGGGGGCGCGGCTGGTGGTGCGCACGGGCGAGGCGCGGCCGTACGCGAACGTGCTGCTCAGGTGCGGGGTGTTCTTCTGA
- a CDS encoding ribokinase yields the protein MYDHDLLVVGSANADLVIDVERRPAAGETVLGSDLAVHPGGKGANQAVAAARLGARTALLARVGDDAYGRLLLGSQRAAGVETAGVLVGGAPTGVALITVDPSGDNSIVVSPGANGRLTPADVRAADGLLHASRVVSAQLEIPLETVVEVVRNLAPGSRFVLNPSPPRPLPAEVLAACDPLIVNEHEAKVILGEAGGSGEPEDWARLLLAKGPKSVVVTLGGEGALVASADGVSRVPSVKVAAVDTTGAGDSFTAALAWRLGTGSSLAGAAAYAARVGAVAVTRRGAQESFPTAQEVDALCGAGTGGDPAPGPESDSAPEAARRGDAR from the coding sequence ATGTACGACCACGACCTTCTGGTCGTAGGGTCGGCCAACGCCGACCTGGTGATCGATGTCGAGCGCAGGCCCGCAGCCGGTGAGACGGTGCTCGGTTCCGACCTGGCCGTCCATCCCGGTGGCAAGGGCGCGAACCAGGCCGTCGCGGCCGCCCGGCTCGGCGCCCGCACGGCCCTGCTGGCCCGGGTCGGCGACGACGCGTACGGCCGGCTGCTGCTCGGCTCGCAGCGGGCGGCCGGGGTCGAGACGGCCGGGGTCCTGGTGGGCGGGGCGCCGACGGGCGTCGCGCTGATCACCGTGGACCCGTCGGGTGACAACAGCATCGTGGTGTCGCCCGGGGCGAACGGGCGGCTGACACCGGCGGACGTCCGCGCGGCCGACGGCCTCCTGCACGCCTCCCGGGTGGTGTCGGCGCAGCTGGAGATCCCGCTGGAGACGGTCGTTGAGGTGGTGCGGAACCTGGCGCCGGGCAGCCGCTTCGTGCTGAACCCGTCCCCGCCGCGCCCGTTGCCCGCCGAGGTGCTGGCGGCCTGCGACCCGCTGATCGTCAACGAGCACGAGGCGAAGGTGATCCTCGGCGAGGCGGGCGGGAGCGGGGAGCCCGAGGACTGGGCGCGGCTGCTGCTCGCGAAGGGGCCGAAGTCGGTGGTCGTGACGCTGGGCGGGGAGGGCGCGCTGGTGGCGTCGGCGGACGGCGTCTCCCGGGTGCCGTCGGTGAAGGTGGCGGCGGTGGACACCACGGGCGCGGGCGACTCCTTCACGGCGGCGCTGGCCTGGCGGCTGGGCACGGGCTCGTCCCTGGCCGGGGCGGCGGCGTACGCGGCGCGGGTCGGGGCGGTGGCCGTGACCCGGCGGGGGGCGCAGGAGTCGTTCCCGACGGCCCAGGAGGTCGATGCCCTGTGCGGCGCCGGCACGGGGGGCGACCCCGCCCCCGGCCCGGAGTCGGACAGCGCGCCCGAGGCCGCTCGGCGAGGTGACGCCCGGTGA
- the recD2 gene encoding SF1B family DNA helicase RecD2 yields the protein MTDQAGAAQAGERRTATLEGVLERITYANEENGYTVARVDTGRGGGDLLTVVGALLGAQVGESLRMEGRWGSHPQYGKQFTVENYTTVLPATVQGIRRYLGSGLVKGIGPVFADRITQHFGMDTLKIIEEEPKRLVEVPGLGPKRTKKIADAWEEQKAIKEVMLFLQTVEVSTSIAVRIYKKYGDASISVVRNQPYRLATDVWGIGFLTADKIAQSVGIPHDSPERVKAGLQYALSQATDQGHCYLPEERLIADAVKLLQVDTGLVIECLAELAAPPEEGEDPGVVREKVPAADGGEPVTAVYLVPFHRAELSLAAQLLRLLRTDEDRMPAFRDVAWDKALAWLKSRTEAGLAPEQEAAVRLALTEKVAVLTGGPGCGKSFTVRSIVELARARKAKVVLAAPTGRAAKRLAELTGAEASTVHRLLELRPGGDAAYDRDRPLDADLVVVDEASMLDLLLANKLVKAVPPGAHLLFVGDVDQLPSVGAGEVLRDLLAADSPVPAVRLTRVFRQAQQSGVVTNAHRINAGQHPVTDGMKDFFLFVEDDTEEAGRLTVDVAARRIPAKFGLDPRRDVQVLAPMHRGPAGAGALNGLLQQAVTPGRPDVPEKRFGGRVFRVGDKVTQIRNNYDKGKNGVFNGTVGVVTSLDPVDQRLTVLTDEDEEVPYEFDELDELAHAYAVTIHRSQGSEYPAVVIPVTTGAWMMLQRNLLYTAVTRAKKLVVLVGSRKAIGQAVRTVSAGRRCTALDFRLTGR from the coding sequence ATGACCGATCAGGCGGGGGCCGCCCAGGCGGGAGAGCGGCGTACGGCCACGCTGGAAGGCGTGCTCGAGCGCATCACGTACGCGAACGAGGAGAACGGCTACACGGTCGCCCGCGTCGACACCGGCAGAGGCGGCGGCGACCTCCTCACGGTCGTCGGCGCGCTGCTCGGCGCCCAGGTCGGCGAGTCCCTGCGCATGGAGGGCCGCTGGGGCTCCCACCCGCAGTACGGCAAGCAGTTCACCGTGGAGAACTACACGACCGTGCTGCCCGCCACGGTCCAGGGCATCCGCCGCTACCTCGGCTCCGGCCTGGTCAAGGGGATCGGCCCGGTCTTCGCCGACCGCATCACCCAGCACTTCGGCATGGACACCCTGAAGATCATCGAAGAGGAGCCGAAGCGGCTCGTCGAGGTGCCCGGCCTCGGCCCGAAACGCACCAAGAAGATCGCCGACGCCTGGGAGGAACAGAAGGCGATCAAGGAGGTCATGCTCTTCCTCCAGACCGTCGAGGTGTCCACCTCCATCGCGGTCCGTATCTACAAGAAGTACGGCGACGCCTCCATCTCCGTGGTGAGGAACCAGCCCTACCGGCTGGCCACGGACGTCTGGGGCATCGGTTTCCTCACCGCCGACAAGATCGCCCAGTCCGTCGGCATCCCGCACGACAGTCCGGAGCGCGTCAAGGCGGGCCTCCAGTACGCGCTGTCCCAGGCCACCGACCAGGGCCACTGCTACCTCCCCGAGGAGCGTCTGATCGCCGACGCGGTGAAGCTGCTCCAGGTCGACACCGGCCTGGTCATCGAGTGCCTCGCCGAACTCGCGGCGCCGCCCGAGGAGGGCGAGGACCCCGGAGTGGTACGGGAGAAGGTCCCGGCGGCCGACGGAGGGGAACCCGTCACCGCCGTCTACCTGGTCCCCTTCCACCGCGCCGAACTCTCCCTCGCCGCCCAGCTGTTGCGTCTGCTGCGCACCGACGAGGACCGGATGCCGGCCTTTCGTGACGTGGCCTGGGACAAGGCGCTGGCCTGGCTGAAGTCCCGTACCGAGGCCGGACTCGCGCCCGAGCAGGAGGCGGCCGTCAGGCTCGCGCTGACCGAGAAGGTCGCGGTACTCACCGGCGGCCCCGGCTGCGGCAAGTCCTTCACCGTCCGCTCGATCGTGGAACTGGCCCGGGCCAGGAAGGCCAAGGTCGTGCTGGCCGCGCCCACCGGCCGCGCCGCCAAGCGCCTGGCGGAGCTGACCGGCGCCGAGGCCTCCACCGTCCACCGTCTGCTGGAGCTCAGGCCCGGCGGCGACGCGGCCTACGACCGGGACCGCCCGCTGGACGCGGACCTGGTGGTGGTCGACGAGGCGTCGATGCTGGACCTGCTCCTGGCCAACAAGCTGGTCAAGGCCGTGCCCCCGGGCGCGCACCTGCTGTTCGTGGGGGATGTCGACCAGTTGCCCAGCGTCGGCGCGGGCGAGGTGCTGCGCGATCTGCTGGCCGCCGACAGCCCGGTGCCCGCCGTGCGCCTCACGCGCGTGTTCCGCCAGGCCCAGCAGTCCGGCGTGGTGACCAACGCGCACCGGATCAACGCCGGACAGCACCCGGTCACCGACGGAATGAAGGACTTCTTCCTCTTCGTCGAGGACGACACCGAGGAAGCCGGCCGCCTCACGGTGGACGTGGCCGCCCGGCGCATCCCGGCGAAGTTCGGCCTGGACCCGCGCCGGGACGTCCAGGTGCTCGCGCCCATGCACCGCGGCCCGGCCGGCGCCGGCGCCCTCAACGGCCTGCTCCAGCAGGCCGTCACCCCCGGCCGACCCGACGTGCCCGAGAAGCGGTTCGGCGGGCGGGTGTTCCGCGTCGGCGACAAGGTCACGCAGATCCGCAACAATTACGACAAGGGGAAGAACGGTGTCTTCAACGGCACCGTGGGCGTCGTGACCTCGCTCGATCCGGTCGACCAGCGCCTCACGGTGCTGACCGACGAGGACGAGGAGGTTCCGTACGAGTTCGACGAACTGGACGAACTGGCCCACGCGTACGCGGTGACCATCCACCGTTCACAGGGGAGTGAATATCCCGCTGTGGTGATCCCCGTCACCACGGGAGCATGGATGATGCTTCAGCGGAACCTCCTGTATACGGCCGTGACCCGGGCCAAGAAGCTGGTCGTCCTCGTCGGCTCCCGCAAGGCGATCGGTCAGGCCGTGCGCACGGTGTCGGCGGGCCGCCGCTGCACGGCTCTGGACTTCCGGCTGACGGGCCGCTGA
- a CDS encoding sugar ABC transporter ATP-binding protein, protein MSNADELLRIEGIRKTFPGVVALDSVDFDLRRGEVHVLLGENGAGKSTLIKMLSGAYRPDAGRILAGGEEVRIHGAQDSERLGIATIYQEFNLVPDLTVAENIFLGRQPRRFGMIDRKRMETEAAALLERVGVNVPPRTRVRELGIARLQMVEIAKALSLDARVLIMDEPTAVLTSEEVEKLFAIVRRLREDGVGIVFITHHLEEIAALGDRVTVIRDGRSVGQVPADTPEDELVRLMVGRSIEQQYPRERAEAGAALLSVEGLTRDGVFHDVSFEVHAGEVVGVAGLVGAGRTEVARAVFGADPYDRGAVRVGGAHLPRYDVNAAMAAGIGLVPEDRQGQGLVLDQSVEENLGLVTMRAATRGGLVDLKSQHEAAARIAGQLGVRMAGLGQQVRTLSGGNQQKVVIGKWLLADTKVLILDEPTRGIDVGAKVEIYQLVNELTAAGAAVLMISSDLPEVLGMSDRVLVMAQGRIAGELSADEATQDSVMALAVSTTMHDQDDENDETEELEAGRGR, encoded by the coding sequence GTGAGCAACGCGGACGAGTTGCTGCGCATCGAAGGCATACGCAAGACCTTCCCCGGTGTGGTCGCGCTCGACAGCGTCGACTTCGACCTGCGCCGGGGCGAGGTGCATGTGCTGCTCGGTGAGAACGGCGCGGGCAAGAGCACCCTCATCAAGATGCTCTCCGGCGCCTACCGGCCCGACGCCGGGCGGATCCTGGCCGGCGGCGAGGAGGTGCGCATCCATGGCGCGCAGGACTCCGAACGCCTCGGGATCGCCACCATCTACCAGGAGTTCAACCTCGTCCCCGATCTCACGGTCGCCGAGAACATCTTCCTGGGGAGGCAGCCGCGCCGCTTCGGGATGATCGACCGGAAGCGCATGGAGACCGAGGCGGCCGCCCTGCTGGAACGGGTGGGCGTGAACGTCCCGCCCCGCACGCGGGTGCGTGAACTCGGCATCGCCCGCCTCCAGATGGTCGAGATCGCCAAGGCGCTCAGCCTGGACGCGCGCGTGCTGATCATGGACGAGCCGACCGCCGTGCTGACCTCCGAGGAGGTCGAGAAGCTCTTCGCCATCGTGCGCAGGCTGCGCGAGGACGGCGTCGGCATCGTGTTCATCACGCACCACCTCGAGGAGATCGCCGCCCTCGGCGACCGGGTCACGGTCATCCGGGACGGCAGGAGTGTCGGGCAGGTACCGGCCGACACGCCCGAGGACGAACTGGTGCGGCTCATGGTCGGTCGCTCCATCGAGCAGCAGTACCCCAGGGAACGCGCCGAGGCGGGCGCCGCGCTGCTGTCCGTCGAGGGACTCACCCGGGACGGCGTCTTCCACGACGTCAGCTTCGAGGTGCACGCCGGTGAGGTCGTCGGTGTCGCCGGGCTCGTCGGCGCCGGTCGTACCGAGGTCGCACGGGCCGTCTTCGGGGCGGACCCCTACGACCGCGGCGCCGTCCGGGTCGGCGGCGCGCACCTCCCCCGGTACGACGTGAACGCCGCGATGGCGGCCGGGATCGGGCTGGTGCCCGAGGACCGCCAGGGCCAGGGGCTGGTGCTGGACCAGTCGGTCGAGGAGAACCTCGGGCTCGTCACCATGCGGGCCGCGACCCGTGGCGGGCTGGTGGACCTGAAGAGCCAGCACGAGGCGGCGGCACGGATCGCGGGGCAGCTGGGCGTGCGGATGGCGGGCCTCGGCCAGCAGGTGCGCACGCTGTCCGGCGGCAACCAGCAGAAGGTCGTCATCGGCAAGTGGCTGCTGGCCGACACCAAGGTGCTGATCCTCGACGAGCCGACGCGCGGCATCGACGTCGGCGCGAAGGTCGAGATCTACCAGCTCGTCAACGAGCTGACGGCCGCCGGTGCCGCCGTCCTGATGATCTCCAGCGATCTGCCCGAGGTGCTCGGCATGAGCGACCGGGTGCTGGTGATGGCCCAGGGCCGGATCGCCGGCGAACTGTCGGCGGACGAGGCGACCCAGGACTCCGTCATGGCGCTCGCCGTCAGCACCACGATGCACGACCAAGACGACGAAAACGACGAAACCGAAGAACTGGAGGCCGGCCGTGGCCGCTGA